One window from the genome of Eucalyptus grandis isolate ANBG69807.140 chromosome 7, ASM1654582v1, whole genome shotgun sequence encodes:
- the LOC104455941 gene encoding protein LONG AFTER FAR-RED 3-like, whose product MLPYLNEPHNHGLQQIEHERLLNMTVTSDKSGLQVAIHAIGDKANDLVLDVYQSVASMNGVRDRRFRIEHAQHLAMGAAARFSQQGIVASVQPDHLLDDADSASKKLGKERADLGSYLFRSLLGSNGSLAFGSDWPVVDIDPLHSIRTAIKRIPPGWEATERLTLKEAINA is encoded by the exons ATGTTG CCTTATTTAAATGAGCCTCATAATCATGGTTTGCAACAGATAGAACATGAGAGGCTTCTCAACATGACTGTGACATCAGATAAATCTGGGCTCCAA GTTGCTATTCATGCTATCGGAGATAAAGCAAATGATTTAGTTTTGGATGTATATCAATCAGTGGCTTCTATGAATGGAGTGAGAGATCGCAGATTCAGG ATTGAGCATGCACAACATTTGGCCATGGGAGCAGCAGCTCGTTTTAGTCAGCAAGGGATCGTTGCCTCAGTGCAG CCAGACCACTTGCTAGATGATGCTGATTCTGCATCAAAGAAGCTTGGAAAGGAAAGGGCTGACCTGGGATCTTACTTATTTCGATCACTTTTAGGCAGCAATGGAAGCTTGGCTTTTGGTTCTGACTGGCCT GTTGTAGATATTGATCCTTTACATAGTATCAGGACAGCAATTAAAAGAATACCACCTGGTTGGGAAGCCACAGAACGCCTTACGTTGAAAGAAGCCATAAATGCGTAA